In the genome of Candidatus Moraniibacteriota bacterium, one region contains:
- the lysS gene encoding lysine--tRNA ligase: MTASPKFSPSASIKSALAERYGSSGIFLPAGVEFDRVGAVFIRLIVSEIMREDIVFARREKLDRVTSEVGDAFPEESHRTHTNVEALSDFESLAEKEIQVSLVGRVRSLRSMGKIAFAHIEDESGKMQIFIRRGALSNELFSLFVDGVDVGDFIEATGTLFTTKQNEKTLAVSTWRMLSKSLRPMPSEFYGLKDEEELLRRRYLDLAMNPETRELFRKKSIFWQTIRNFLAEENFLEVQTPVLEHVPGGAEAEPFVTHHNALDQDFYLRISLELPLKRLLVGGYERVFEIGRVFRNEGIDREHLQEFDHMEFYAAYADMKTGMELVEQLYRLIVERVTGNVKTVWNDETIDWQKPFERVDYFTAFKKETGIDLSEDITIETLKRKSDELGIKYESSYGKGRMIDTIYKKTVRKKLIQPCFLVGHPIEVSPLAKRDPKSPNKTLRFQPIACASELGNGFAELNDPIDQRSRFEEQMKLRESGDVEAQQLDEDFLEALEYGMPPACGFGMSERFFAILMNRSVRETVIFPPMRDKELDKKQGKKTLQIAVAIINTGIGLKPWQELNTIAHLNAAFGARIGKSLFFQDEITTEDNQKIKLNIQHAIIIKTVPSNNVMQLLVRNAKEQHVEVSEFTAEMLETTNDKKVIDLTQKKELKDVQYLGALLFGEKELVEKLTQGFDLHE, translated from the coding sequence ATGACGGCATCTCCAAAATTCTCTCCGTCCGCCTCGATCAAATCGGCATTGGCGGAAAGATACGGGAGTAGCGGTATTTTCTTGCCAGCGGGAGTGGAATTCGATAGAGTGGGGGCAGTGTTTATTAGGTTGATTGTTTCTGAAATTATGCGCGAAGATATCGTGTTTGCTCGGAGGGAAAAATTGGATCGGGTGACATCGGAAGTTGGCGATGCGTTTCCGGAGGAGTCGCACCGGACACATACGAATGTCGAAGCGCTTTCCGATTTTGAATCGCTCGCGGAAAAAGAAATACAAGTGTCGCTCGTTGGACGGGTCAGGTCTCTTCGAAGCATGGGAAAAATCGCTTTTGCGCATATCGAGGATGAAAGCGGCAAGATGCAGATCTTCATACGGAGGGGCGCGCTTTCAAACGAATTGTTCTCGCTGTTTGTCGATGGTGTCGACGTGGGGGATTTTATCGAAGCGACGGGGACGCTTTTCACTACCAAGCAGAATGAGAAGACACTCGCGGTTTCGACATGGCGAATGCTTTCGAAATCTCTGCGTCCCATGCCGTCAGAGTTCTACGGACTCAAAGATGAAGAAGAATTGTTGCGGCGGCGCTATCTCGACCTCGCAATGAATCCGGAAACAAGAGAACTCTTTCGTAAGAAATCCATCTTCTGGCAGACCATTCGGAATTTCCTTGCCGAAGAAAACTTTCTCGAAGTGCAGACGCCGGTTCTGGAGCATGTGCCGGGCGGCGCTGAAGCTGAGCCGTTCGTGACACATCATAATGCGCTTGACCAGGATTTCTACCTGCGCATTTCGCTGGAGCTTCCTTTGAAGCGTCTCTTGGTCGGCGGATATGAGCGCGTGTTTGAAATCGGGCGCGTTTTCCGCAACGAAGGCATTGACCGCGAGCATTTGCAGGAGTTCGACCACATGGAATTTTATGCCGCCTATGCGGATATGAAGACGGGCATGGAACTGGTGGAGCAGCTCTATCGACTTATCGTCGAGCGCGTGACGGGTAACGTAAAGACTGTTTGGAATGATGAAACAATTGATTGGCAGAAGCCTTTCGAGAGAGTGGATTATTTCACCGCATTCAAAAAAGAAACCGGCATCGATCTTTCGGAAGATATAACCATTGAGACTTTGAAGCGGAAATCGGACGAACTGGGAATCAAGTATGAATCGTCATACGGGAAGGGGAGAATGATTGATACGATCTATAAAAAGACAGTGCGAAAGAAACTCATTCAGCCGTGCTTTTTGGTGGGGCATCCGATCGAGGTGTCGCCCTTGGCAAAGCGCGATCCGAAGTCGCCAAACAAAACGCTTCGCTTCCAGCCGATTGCGTGCGCAAGCGAACTCGGGAACGGTTTTGCAGAGCTTAATGACCCAATAGATCAGCGATCACGCTTCGAGGAACAAATGAAGCTGCGTGAGAGTGGTGATGTCGAAGCGCAGCAGCTTGACGAAGATTTCCTCGAAGCACTTGAATATGGCATGCCCCCCGCTTGTGGCTTCGGCATGAGCGAGCGTTTCTTTGCTATCCTTATGAATCGCTCCGTGCGCGAGACAGTCATTTTTCCTCCGATGAGAGACAAAGAACTGGATAAAAAACAAGGAAAGAAAACATTGCAAATAGCGGTGGCTATTATCAACACGGGAATTGGATTGAAACCCTGGCAAGAACTGAATACGATAGCACATCTGAATGCTGCATTTGGAGCGAGAATTGGAAAGAGTCTATTCTTTCAAGACGAGATTACAACGGAAGATAATCAAAAAATAAAGCTGAATATCCAACACGCTATCATTATTAAAACGGTTCCATCAAATAATGTAATGCAATTGCTTGTAAGAAATGCGAAGGAACAACACGTAGAAGTTTCCGAGTTTACCGCTGAAATGTTGGAAACGACGAATGATAAGAAGGTTATCGATCTTACCCAGAAGAAAGAGCTGAAAGATGTACAATATTTGGGGGCACTTTTATTTGGGGAAAAAGAACTCGTTGAGAAACTCACTCAAGGGTTTGACCTGCATGAATAG